The following are from one region of the Coccinella septempunctata chromosome 7, icCocSept1.1, whole genome shotgun sequence genome:
- the LOC123316310 gene encoding cathepsin L-like proteinase — protein sequence MEIKGAVMIQLSLVCAFSAVCLVTCFDQDKSINVKDKWEQFLRVHNKNYDYSEKNRRYKIFQNNLRTIDQHNWRYRKGIESFEMGIGPFADQTEREFKLMFEKQSAPSKTTLENNGICKLSVNRTKYPPYYVDYRSIMQPIKDQKPHLCGAGWAFAAVATVEGMTMKKLKWDKSLSEQSLLDCAVGHGYQSYGCNGGSLWGAMFYMKTYGAETSEDYPYEAAEKCCRSRSKPLVRVETIFNCQGTEQELMRTVASHGPVATMIEVTPYIMHYKKGIVFDRNCVNGANHAVTIVGYGMENGFQYWLLKNSWGRMWGERGYYKLARNYANICQIGKTAFCVDINC from the exons ATGGAAATTAAAGGAGCGGTAATGATTCAGTTGAGCTTAGTTTGTGCATTCAGTGCGGTATGTCTGGTTACTTGTTTTGACCAGGATAAAAGTATCAATGTGAAGGATAAATGGGAACAATTTCTG AGGGTACACAACAAGAATTATGACTACTCGGAGAAGAACAGACGCtacaaaatattccaaaataaCCTTCGTACCATAGATCAGCACAACTGGAGGTATCGCAAGGGCATAGAATCTTTCGAAATGGGAATTGGACCATTTGCGGATCAAACTGAACGAGAATTCAAGCTCATGTTCGAAAAACAATCTGCTCCGTCCAAGACTACTCTGGAGAACAACGGAATATGCAAATTATCCGTGAACAGAACTAAATATCCACCCTATTACGTTGATTACAGAAGCATCATGCAGCCAATTAAGGATCAGAAACCACACTTATGCGGTGCGGGCTGGGCATTCGCAGCG GTTGCAACAGTCGAAGGAATGACGATGAAAAAACTCAAATGGGACAAATCGCTGAGCGAGCAGAGTCTGCTAGATTGCGCGGTCGGCCACGGATACCAATCATACGGTTGCAACGGTGGCAGCCTGTGGGGTGCGATGTTCTACATGAAGACTTACGGAGCCGAGACTTCTGAGGACTACCCTTACGAGGCCGCGGAAAAGTGTTGCAGAAGCCGTTCTAAACCGTTGGTGCGGGTGGAAACCATCTTCAATTGCCAAGGGACGGAACAGGAACTGATGCGGACGGTGGCTAGCCACGGTCCTGTTGCCACGATGATTGAGGTGACGCCATACATCATGCACTACAAGAAAGGCATCGTTTTCGACAGGAATTGCGTTAATGGCGCAAATCATGCTGTCACAATCGTTGGATATGGCATGGAGAACGGGTTTCAGTactggctgttgaaaaactccTGGGGACGGATGTGGGGTGAGAGGGGCTACTATAAGTTAGCCCGAAATTACGCCAATATCTGTCAAATTGGGAAGACCGCATTTTGTGTTGATATAAACTGTTGA
- the LOC123317912 gene encoding uncharacterized protein LOC123317912 isoform X4, translating to MYEKTGRSIPYSRVNYRCLTYPKRDTCMFEKKQSNQHQQDAKYSRKVNKYRNQSIHSQRKSPSRDRICRKKLIKNIKTSQDPAKREQKKEENKVNKITDNQPIKPTEPPCSDLTVVSMDLGSDDESNLEGHKHTSVPKNTQHRVKKNDTEDNTLHSKEKEVAQTEVKKIKKSQINENNNNTSLILETKSKDISSSSSSDNKTHKSLDSTKKPENIRITDSSKPRTVTRDPRLPNKNENESKKEQDSNSSVFDSTNTDKLSDPRIHKKVDKNNPLVLKVPNFWAQWKRYRMKKKAPRKQQGSSQITKQVRKRNIKNKSSVCLTNIAELRKYTEIPIKGLLKFCCHVSVRRDECKSGPLQNLSDSRIKSLIDTKKSYLTEADTAKKVSQTKATKRSESSQGRDEKKQEKKSTGNLSDRKDRTKEKDNRAKHECRKENNKLEATTNRPADGGDAKREETYGTSKITSPPRISTLKLQMQSAIHEVYKISKVDPVDSKKIEREPALKRKLEASPKITKRKKRDKGITRWNKPTEETEKTVKPKPSMAPSLHDMPEIDSDSVDSESHHKEKSSHAEVPSTKCGMVSEHSTPAEATSERPETKSGEMQGNCEAQKKDVEYSLHIPECAPSNSSPDMEQLSSEELIKVLDDQIESIFRDTSKKVQENSPSPSSDSENPKSRDASVVADELLGASSEAGAGESAEKGRDQNLVDKQVTPDSSNDPDKDSSQDDGVEDFFEDEGDEMLLQVRVITNPEVKEEPAEEIPCSGIDLFGLQPEIKAEEPQRSLERDESSNGICQISPANSPDVCVADRSDAVNGNPSAASGPTTNEANCSSASGSNEVGAVTSASSTVNVATENATNMSQQADTKESDKNPLRVIRVGDFTISYEATQGTKQGLLDGTNANGTCEVSKNPDNANKQTQSSQNSTEPLPVMASYSHLKNPVGLTPSTSDAGSFVTRNDQTNTQSTAHSSCSVTQIPNVNTNTGGQVGASPAEQPPIDVRRRVPQLSNLSRNFPTVKQSPSSKTQQPAVTPDFAHRVYKILNCYITANFRFANLVEMLESLNKNFNIEQDIANIRCTAARMRSVFGSMLLTNMRTLPPNVRNFDVFANYFMEFLGQMIQNNKSKPYMSKFLWELVSAYWADYETNDTLRKFRNFIENDVRVLQSLNDSGMTGEQYVVLRSQICQYVRSLKTSKQHGAGQNNKSNENVNKHPPNQKTTNMPRNTPLDSMMAMANTGNITRPTVIAQRTSVACSTTTNQNVTYAHSNIPTHISNNAKGNQTNVHQKAPGLNNNKRPNAEMAPPNVNIPHYTNVRTNFQHATAAGYQQLFNHIPGSVANPQIYGTNSHQVEAPPQKKRNIGPCNTMCNNQRAMESNKRNPAPNQLILSLLSGESAGVPRNVPETSQIRTNTPEGNGLQPTSRYMYQQVPATRGSAYPCNSAGYNSAGLHSKSPNLNGYPGCCSASLPQTSGTSNVSSQCNSGCLYPAPAISSASTVYNYGGILPSYASSVANSASYQPVPPVTNAPARYYPTTPSSNASPGYTTVSTDSKPTPSSIINAASSNLASSRCNPERPNPAPSMPNASPGLSPISPSNTPLELNPTPTNAPPRCHSASLYPTPPISNPSGQCSPYATPIPNVQQPPATEEREDKPGGMNQNPMDDSGITTISDDEQTDVKPANSSALIDRTALREPSLNLKDEPDEIIDLTWLDDEDVKGESLEDGESSQFMDESLLILHNRPCLCGKIAEYLCSCNTVMYCSQDCQFEDWINHQKVCPSGITMG from the exons CGGAAGTAAAGAAGataaaaaaatcacaaattAACGAAAACAATAATAACACATCACTGATCCTAGAAACAAAATCGAAAGAtattagtagtagtagtagtagcgATAATAAGACACATAAATCTCTCGATTCAACGAAGAAACCTGAAAATATACGAATAACAGACTCGAGTAAACCTAGAACTGTAACAAGAGATCCAAGGCTGCCGAATAAAAACGAGAACGAATCGAAGAAAGAACAGGATTCTAATTCGAGtgttttcgattcaaccaacaCTGATAAATTAAGTGATCCTAGAATACACAAGAAAGTCGATAAGAACAACCCACTGGTGTtgaaagtaccaaatttttggGCGCAGTGGAAGAGGTACAGAATGAAGAAGAAGGCGCCTCGCAAACAACAGGGCAGTAGCCAAATAACCAAGCAAGTAAGGAAAcggaacataaaaaataaatcttcGGTGTGTCTTACGAACATAGCCGAACTCAGGAAATATACCGAGATACCGATAAAGGGATTGTTGAAGTTCTGTTGCCACGTGAGCGTGCGTAGAGACGAGTGCAAATCCGGTCCACTTCAGAATCTATCAGATTCGAGAATCAAATCTTTGATAGATACTAAGAAATCGTATTTGACGGAGGCAGATACTGCCAAGAAGGTTTCGCAGACGAAGGCAACAAAGCGATCGGAGTCATCGCAAGGACGAGATGAGAAAAAACAAGAGAAAAAGTCAACGGGAAACTTGTCTGACAGGAAAGATCGAACCAAAGAGAAGGACAACAGAGCAAAACACGAATGTCGAAAGGAGAACAATAAATTAGAAGCAACAACAAATAGACCGGCAGATGGAGGAGACGCTAAACGCGAAGAAACTTACGGGACTAGTAAAATAACGAGTCCTCCCCGTATTAGTACTTTGAAGTTGCAAATGCAGTCCGCAATACATGAGGTGTACAAGATTTCCAAGGTCGATCCGGTCGACAGTAAAAAAATCGAAAGGGAACCAGCGTTGAAACGAAAACTAGAAGCTTCGCCGAAAATAACGAAAAGGAAGAAGAGGGATAAGGGTATAACTCGATGGAATAAGCCCACAGAGGAGACGGAAAAGACTGTGAAACCTAAACCTTCTATGGCACCTTCTCTACACGACATGCCAGAAATCGATTCGGATTCTGTTGATTCAGAAAGCCACCATAAAGAGAAATCTTCCCATGCTGAGGTCCCAAGCACCAAATGCGGTATGGTTAGTGAACACTCCACACCTGCTGAAGCGACCTCTGAACGTCCCGAAACAAAATCAGGGGAAATGCAAGGAAACTGCGAGGCACAGAAGAAGGATGTGGAGTATTCACTGCATATCCCAGAGTGTGCACCTAGCAATTCGAGCCCTGATATGGAACAACTGTCTTCGGAAGAACTGATCAAAGTGCTCGACGACCAAATCGAGAGTATTTTCCGCGACACGTCCAAAAAAGTTCAAGAAAACAGCCCATCGCCGTCATCTGATAGCGAGAACCCTAAATCACGTGATGCTTCGGTTGTCGCCGATGAATTGTTGGGTGCATCATCCGAAGCTGGTGCTGGTGAATCTGCAGAGAAAGGCAGGGATCAGAATCTGGTCGACAAGCAAGTTACTCCCGATTCGTCCAATGATCCCGACAAAGATTCTAGTCAGGATGATGGAGTGGAGGATTTCTTCGAAGATGAAGGGGATGAAATGTTATTACAAGTTAGGGTGATCACGAATCCTGAGGTTAAGGAGGAACCAGCAGAAGAGATACCTTGTTCGGGTATTGATTTATTCGGTCTTCAACCTGAAATCAAGGCGGAAGAACCCCAGAGGTCTTTGGAAAGAGACGAATCCTCCAATGGAATATGCCAAATAAGCCCTGCGAACAGTCCAGATGTATGCGTTGCCGACAGAAGTGATGCAGTTAATGGAAATCCTTCTGCAGCGTCTGGCCCGACTACCAACGAAGCAAATTGTTCTTCAGCGTCTGGATCGAATGAGGTTGGTGCTGTCACGTCTGCGTCTTCGACGGTGAATGTTGCAACTGAGAATGCAACGAACATGTCGCAACAGGCAGACACCAAAGAGTCCGACAAGAATCCCCTTCGTGTAATTCGTGTTGGAGACTTCACCATATCTTACGAAGCTACACAGGGAACAAAACAGGGTCTTCTAGATGGAACAAACGCGAATGGAACGTGTGAAGTGTCTAAAAACCCGGATAATGCCAACAAACAGACACAGTCCAGTCAAAATTCAACCGAGCCTCTACCAGTGATGGCTAGTTACTCGCATCTAAAAAATCCGGTGGGATTGACACCGAGTACTTCAGACGCTGGATCTTTTGTAACTCGAAACGACCAAACCAACACCCAATCTACCGCCCACAGCTCATGTTCGGTTACGCAGATTCCCAACGTGAATACGAATACGGGAGGTCAAGTTGGAGCATCCCCCGCCGAACAGCCACCAATTGACGTCAGGAGACGCGTTCCCCAACTGTCGAACTTGTCCAGAAACTTCCCCACCGTCAAGCAATCCCCAAGCAGCAAGACTCAGCAACCGGCGGTGACGCCAGACTTTGCGCATagggtatataaaattttgaactgCTACATAACGGCCAACTTCCGTTTCGCGAACCTCGTGGAGATGTTGGAGTCcctgaataaaaatttcaacataGAACAGGACATCGCTAACATAAGATGCACCGCAGCTAGGATGCGTAGCGTGTTCGGCAGTATGCTGCTGACCAACATGAGGACCCTACCACCGAATGTTCGGAATTTCGACGTATTCGCCAACTACTTCATGGAGTTCCTTGGTCAGATGATCCAGAACAACAAGTCGAAGCCGTATATGAGTAAATTCCTATGGGAACTAGTCAGCGCTTACTGGGCAGATTACGAGACCAACGACACCCTGAGAAAATTCAGGAATTTCATTGAGAATGATGTGAGGGTCCTACAGAGCTTGAATG ATAGCGGCATGACAGGGGAGCAGTACGTGGTATTACGATCACAGATCTGTCAATACGTCCGATCTTTGAAAACATCTAAACAGCATGGCGCAGGACAGAACaacaaatcaaatgaaaatgtCAACAAGCATCCTCCAAATCAGAAAACAACCAATATGCCTAGAAATACACCTCTTGATTCGATGATGGCTATGGCAAACACGGGGAATATCACTAGACCAACGGTCATCGCTCAAAGAACATCGGTAGCTTGTTCAACTACGACCAATCAGAATGTTACTTACGCACATTCAAACATTCCAACACATATTTCTAATAACGCAAAAGGCAATCAAACGAACGTCCATCAGAAGGCTCCGGGACTTAACAACAATAAACGACCAAATGCAGAAATGGCTCCACCGAACGTCAATATTCCGCATTATACAAACGTGCGTACCAACTTTCAACATGCAACGGCTGCAGGATACCAACAGCTTTTCAATCATATTCCTGGATCTGTAGCAAACCCACAGATATACGGTACCAATAGTCATCAGGTGGAAGCGCCACCACAGAAAAAACGGAATATAGGCCCATGTAACACGATGTGCAATAACCAAAGAGCTATGGAATCGAATAAGAGGAACCCCGCCCCTAATCAGTTGATACTATCATTATTGAGTGGTGAATCGGCTGGTGTCCCCAGGAATGTACCAGAGACTTCTCAGATCAGGACAAATACACCGGAAGGAAATGGATTACAGCCGACATCGAGGTACATGTACCAGCAGGTTCCAGCTACAAGAGGTTCAGCTTATCCGTGCAACTCGGCGGGATACAATTCGGCAGGTCTTCATTCGAAATCTCCAAATTTGAATGGTTACCCGGGTTGCTGTTCCGCGAGTCTCCCACAAACGTCTGGAACGTCCAACGTTTCTTCTCAGTGCAATTCTGGATGTCTTTATCCAGCACCCGCAATATCCAGTGCTTCTACAGTGTACAATTATGGTGGTATACTGCCATCGTATGCTTCGAGTGTTGCCAATTCAGCGAGTTATCAACCAGTCCCTCCTGTAACGAATGCTCCTGCGCGTTACTATCCTACAACTCCCTCATCTAATGCTTCTCCTGGATACACTACTGTTAGTACAGATTCCAAACCTACCCCATCCAGTATTATCAACGCTGCCAGttcaaaccttgcatcttcacGATGCAATCCTGAAAGACCCAATCCGGCACCTTCGATGCCCAACGCTTCCCCAGGTCTTAGCCCAATATCCCCATCGAATACTCCTCTGGAACTCAACCCAACACCCACAAATGCTCCTCCGCGGTGTCATTCAGCAAGTCTATATCCAACCCCGCCTATTTCCAACCCTTCTGGTCAGTGCAGCCCTTACGCCACACCGATACCGAATGTTCAGCAACCTCCTGCAACTGAAGAGAGAGAAGATAAACCTGGTGGGATGAATCAAAATCCAATGGACGATTCGGGAATCACCACAATTTCAGACGATGAACAAACGGACGTGAAGCCCGCAAATTCCTCAGCCTTAATTGACAGGACAGCGTTGCGCGAACCTTCGCTGAACTTGAAAGACGAACCGGATGAAATCATCGACTTGACTTGGTTGGACGATGAAGACGTCAAGGGAGAAAGTTTGGAAGATGGAGAAAGCAGCCAGTTTATG GATGAGTCCTTGTTGATTTTACACAACCGTCCGTGTCTTTGTGGGAAGATTGCAGAGTACCTGTGTTCCTGCAATACTGTCATGTATTGCAGCCAGGATTGTCAA ttcgaAGACTGGATAAATCATCAGAAAGTTTGTCCCTCAGGCATAACGATGGGATAA
- the LOC123317912 gene encoding uncharacterized protein LOC123317912 isoform X5, which produces MFEKKQSNQHQQDAKYSRKVNKYRNQSIHSQRKSPSRDRICRKKLIKNIKTSQDPAKREQKKEENKVNKITDNQPIKPTEPPCSDLTVVSMDLGSDDESNLEGHKHTSVPKNTQHRVKKNDTEDNTLHSKEKEVAQTEVKKIKKSQINENNNNTSLILETKSKDISSSSSSDNKTHKSLDSTKKPENIRITDSSKPRTVTRDPRLPNKNENESKKEQDSNSSVFDSTNTDKLSDPRIHKKVDKNNPLVLKVPNFWAQWKRYRMKKKAPRKQQGSSQITKQVRKRNIKNKSSVCLTNIAELRKYTEIPIKGLLKFCCHVSVRRDECKSGPLQNLSDSRIKSLIDTKKSYLTEADTAKKVSQTKATKRSESSQGRDEKKQEKKSTGNLSDRKDRTKEKDNRAKHECRKENNKLEATTNRPADGGDAKREETYGTSKITSPPRISTLKLQMQSAIHEVYKISKVDPVDSKKIEREPALKRKLEASPKITKRKKRDKGITRWNKPTEETEKTVKPKPSMAPSLHDMPEIDSDSVDSESHHKEKSSHAEVPSTKCGMVSEHSTPAEATSERPETKSGEMQGNCEAQKKDVEYSLHIPECAPSNSSPDMEQLSSEELIKVLDDQIESIFRDTSKKVQENSPSPSSDSENPKSRDASVVADELLGASSEAGAGESAEKGRDQNLVDKQVTPDSSNDPDKDSSQDDGVEDFFEDEGDEMLLQVRVITNPEVKEEPAEEIPCSGIDLFGLQPEIKAEEPQRSLERDESSNGICQISPANSPDVCVADRSDAVNGNPSAASGPTTNEANCSSASGSNEVGAVTSASSTVNVATENATNMSQQADTKESDKNPLRVIRVGDFTISYEATQGTKQGLLDGTNANGTCEVSKNPDNANKQTQSSQNSTEPLPVMASYSHLKNPVGLTPSTSDAGSFVTRNDQTNTQSTAHSSCSVTQIPNVNTNTGGQVGASPAEQPPIDVRRRVPQLSNLSRNFPTVKQSPSSKTQQPAVTPDFAHRVYKILNCYITANFRFANLVEMLESLNKNFNIEQDIANIRCTAARMRSVFGSMLLTNMRTLPPNVRNFDVFANYFMEFLGQMIQNNKSKPYMSKFLWELVSAYWADYETNDTLRKFRNFIENDVRVLQSLNDSGMTGEQYVVLRSQICQYVRSLKTSKQHGAGQNNKSNENVNKHPPNQKTTNMPRNTPLDSMMAMANTGNITRPTVIAQRTSVACSTTTNQNVTYAHSNIPTHISNNAKGNQTNVHQKAPGLNNNKRPNAEMAPPNVNIPHYTNVRTNFQHATAAGYQQLFNHIPGSVANPQIYGTNSHQVEAPPQKKRNIGPCNTMCNNQRAMESNKRNPAPNQLILSLLSGESAGVPRNVPETSQIRTNTPEGNGLQPTSRYMYQQVPATRGSAYPCNSAGYNSAGLHSKSPNLNGYPGCCSASLPQTSGTSNVSSQCNSGCLYPAPAISSASTVYNYGGILPSYASSVANSASYQPVPPVTNAPARYYPTTPSSNASPGYTTVSTDSKPTPSSIINAASSNLASSRCNPERPNPAPSMPNASPGLSPISPSNTPLELNPTPTNAPPRCHSASLYPTPPISNPSGQCSPYATPIPNVQQPPATEEREDKPGGMNQNPMDDSGITTISDDEQTDVKPANSSALIDRTALREPSLNLKDEPDEIIDLTWLDDEDVKGESLEDGESSQFMDESLLILHNRPCLCGKIAEYLCSCNTVMYCSQDCQFEDWINHQKVCPSGITMG; this is translated from the exons CGGAAGTAAAGAAGataaaaaaatcacaaattAACGAAAACAATAATAACACATCACTGATCCTAGAAACAAAATCGAAAGAtattagtagtagtagtagtagcgATAATAAGACACATAAATCTCTCGATTCAACGAAGAAACCTGAAAATATACGAATAACAGACTCGAGTAAACCTAGAACTGTAACAAGAGATCCAAGGCTGCCGAATAAAAACGAGAACGAATCGAAGAAAGAACAGGATTCTAATTCGAGtgttttcgattcaaccaacaCTGATAAATTAAGTGATCCTAGAATACACAAGAAAGTCGATAAGAACAACCCACTGGTGTtgaaagtaccaaatttttggGCGCAGTGGAAGAGGTACAGAATGAAGAAGAAGGCGCCTCGCAAACAACAGGGCAGTAGCCAAATAACCAAGCAAGTAAGGAAAcggaacataaaaaataaatcttcGGTGTGTCTTACGAACATAGCCGAACTCAGGAAATATACCGAGATACCGATAAAGGGATTGTTGAAGTTCTGTTGCCACGTGAGCGTGCGTAGAGACGAGTGCAAATCCGGTCCACTTCAGAATCTATCAGATTCGAGAATCAAATCTTTGATAGATACTAAGAAATCGTATTTGACGGAGGCAGATACTGCCAAGAAGGTTTCGCAGACGAAGGCAACAAAGCGATCGGAGTCATCGCAAGGACGAGATGAGAAAAAACAAGAGAAAAAGTCAACGGGAAACTTGTCTGACAGGAAAGATCGAACCAAAGAGAAGGACAACAGAGCAAAACACGAATGTCGAAAGGAGAACAATAAATTAGAAGCAACAACAAATAGACCGGCAGATGGAGGAGACGCTAAACGCGAAGAAACTTACGGGACTAGTAAAATAACGAGTCCTCCCCGTATTAGTACTTTGAAGTTGCAAATGCAGTCCGCAATACATGAGGTGTACAAGATTTCCAAGGTCGATCCGGTCGACAGTAAAAAAATCGAAAGGGAACCAGCGTTGAAACGAAAACTAGAAGCTTCGCCGAAAATAACGAAAAGGAAGAAGAGGGATAAGGGTATAACTCGATGGAATAAGCCCACAGAGGAGACGGAAAAGACTGTGAAACCTAAACCTTCTATGGCACCTTCTCTACACGACATGCCAGAAATCGATTCGGATTCTGTTGATTCAGAAAGCCACCATAAAGAGAAATCTTCCCATGCTGAGGTCCCAAGCACCAAATGCGGTATGGTTAGTGAACACTCCACACCTGCTGAAGCGACCTCTGAACGTCCCGAAACAAAATCAGGGGAAATGCAAGGAAACTGCGAGGCACAGAAGAAGGATGTGGAGTATTCACTGCATATCCCAGAGTGTGCACCTAGCAATTCGAGCCCTGATATGGAACAACTGTCTTCGGAAGAACTGATCAAAGTGCTCGACGACCAAATCGAGAGTATTTTCCGCGACACGTCCAAAAAAGTTCAAGAAAACAGCCCATCGCCGTCATCTGATAGCGAGAACCCTAAATCACGTGATGCTTCGGTTGTCGCCGATGAATTGTTGGGTGCATCATCCGAAGCTGGTGCTGGTGAATCTGCAGAGAAAGGCAGGGATCAGAATCTGGTCGACAAGCAAGTTACTCCCGATTCGTCCAATGATCCCGACAAAGATTCTAGTCAGGATGATGGAGTGGAGGATTTCTTCGAAGATGAAGGGGATGAAATGTTATTACAAGTTAGGGTGATCACGAATCCTGAGGTTAAGGAGGAACCAGCAGAAGAGATACCTTGTTCGGGTATTGATTTATTCGGTCTTCAACCTGAAATCAAGGCGGAAGAACCCCAGAGGTCTTTGGAAAGAGACGAATCCTCCAATGGAATATGCCAAATAAGCCCTGCGAACAGTCCAGATGTATGCGTTGCCGACAGAAGTGATGCAGTTAATGGAAATCCTTCTGCAGCGTCTGGCCCGACTACCAACGAAGCAAATTGTTCTTCAGCGTCTGGATCGAATGAGGTTGGTGCTGTCACGTCTGCGTCTTCGACGGTGAATGTTGCAACTGAGAATGCAACGAACATGTCGCAACAGGCAGACACCAAAGAGTCCGACAAGAATCCCCTTCGTGTAATTCGTGTTGGAGACTTCACCATATCTTACGAAGCTACACAGGGAACAAAACAGGGTCTTCTAGATGGAACAAACGCGAATGGAACGTGTGAAGTGTCTAAAAACCCGGATAATGCCAACAAACAGACACAGTCCAGTCAAAATTCAACCGAGCCTCTACCAGTGATGGCTAGTTACTCGCATCTAAAAAATCCGGTGGGATTGACACCGAGTACTTCAGACGCTGGATCTTTTGTAACTCGAAACGACCAAACCAACACCCAATCTACCGCCCACAGCTCATGTTCGGTTACGCAGATTCCCAACGTGAATACGAATACGGGAGGTCAAGTTGGAGCATCCCCCGCCGAACAGCCACCAATTGACGTCAGGAGACGCGTTCCCCAACTGTCGAACTTGTCCAGAAACTTCCCCACCGTCAAGCAATCCCCAAGCAGCAAGACTCAGCAACCGGCGGTGACGCCAGACTTTGCGCATagggtatataaaattttgaactgCTACATAACGGCCAACTTCCGTTTCGCGAACCTCGTGGAGATGTTGGAGTCcctgaataaaaatttcaacataGAACAGGACATCGCTAACATAAGATGCACCGCAGCTAGGATGCGTAGCGTGTTCGGCAGTATGCTGCTGACCAACATGAGGACCCTACCACCGAATGTTCGGAATTTCGACGTATTCGCCAACTACTTCATGGAGTTCCTTGGTCAGATGATCCAGAACAACAAGTCGAAGCCGTATATGAGTAAATTCCTATGGGAACTAGTCAGCGCTTACTGGGCAGATTACGAGACCAACGACACCCTGAGAAAATTCAGGAATTTCATTGAGAATGATGTGAGGGTCCTACAGAGCTTGAATG ATAGCGGCATGACAGGGGAGCAGTACGTGGTATTACGATCACAGATCTGTCAATACGTCCGATCTTTGAAAACATCTAAACAGCATGGCGCAGGACAGAACaacaaatcaaatgaaaatgtCAACAAGCATCCTCCAAATCAGAAAACAACCAATATGCCTAGAAATACACCTCTTGATTCGATGATGGCTATGGCAAACACGGGGAATATCACTAGACCAACGGTCATCGCTCAAAGAACATCGGTAGCTTGTTCAACTACGACCAATCAGAATGTTACTTACGCACATTCAAACATTCCAACACATATTTCTAATAACGCAAAAGGCAATCAAACGAACGTCCATCAGAAGGCTCCGGGACTTAACAACAATAAACGACCAAATGCAGAAATGGCTCCACCGAACGTCAATATTCCGCATTATACAAACGTGCGTACCAACTTTCAACATGCAACGGCTGCAGGATACCAACAGCTTTTCAATCATATTCCTGGATCTGTAGCAAACCCACAGATATACGGTACCAATAGTCATCAGGTGGAAGCGCCACCACAGAAAAAACGGAATATAGGCCCATGTAACACGATGTGCAATAACCAAAGAGCTATGGAATCGAATAAGAGGAACCCCGCCCCTAATCAGTTGATACTATCATTATTGAGTGGTGAATCGGCTGGTGTCCCCAGGAATGTACCAGAGACTTCTCAGATCAGGACAAATACACCGGAAGGAAATGGATTACAGCCGACATCGAGGTACATGTACCAGCAGGTTCCAGCTACAAGAGGTTCAGCTTATCCGTGCAACTCGGCGGGATACAATTCGGCAGGTCTTCATTCGAAATCTCCAAATTTGAATGGTTACCCGGGTTGCTGTTCCGCGAGTCTCCCACAAACGTCTGGAACGTCCAACGTTTCTTCTCAGTGCAATTCTGGATGTCTTTATCCAGCACCCGCAATATCCAGTGCTTCTACAGTGTACAATTATGGTGGTATACTGCCATCGTATGCTTCGAGTGTTGCCAATTCAGCGAGTTATCAACCAGTCCCTCCTGTAACGAATGCTCCTGCGCGTTACTATCCTACAACTCCCTCATCTAATGCTTCTCCTGGATACACTACTGTTAGTACAGATTCCAAACCTACCCCATCCAGTATTATCAACGCTGCCAGttcaaaccttgcatcttcacGATGCAATCCTGAAAGACCCAATCCGGCACCTTCGATGCCCAACGCTTCCCCAGGTCTTAGCCCAATATCCCCATCGAATACTCCTCTGGAACTCAACCCAACACCCACAAATGCTCCTCCGCGGTGTCATTCAGCAAGTCTATATCCAACCCCGCCTATTTCCAACCCTTCTGGTCAGTGCAGCCCTTACGCCACACCGATACCGAATGTTCAGCAACCTCCTGCAACTGAAGAGAGAGAAGATAAACCTGGTGGGATGAATCAAAATCCAATGGACGATTCGGGAATCACCACAATTTCAGACGATGAACAAACGGACGTGAAGCCCGCAAATTCCTCAGCCTTAATTGACAGGACAGCGTTGCGCGAACCTTCGCTGAACTTGAAAGACGAACCGGATGAAATCATCGACTTGACTTGGTTGGACGATGAAGACGTCAAGGGAGAAAGTTTGGAAGATGGAGAAAGCAGCCAGTTTATG GATGAGTCCTTGTTGATTTTACACAACCGTCCGTGTCTTTGTGGGAAGATTGCAGAGTACCTGTGTTCCTGCAATACTGTCATGTATTGCAGCCAGGATTGTCAA ttcgaAGACTGGATAAATCATCAGAAAGTTTGTCCCTCAGGCATAACGATGGGATAA